A window from Pseudobutyrivibrio ruminis HUN009 encodes these proteins:
- a CDS encoding ATP-binding protein — protein sequence MYDKISRLLMFGDLTEDSILYQLGKAIDMVESGDYNKREATRQINAISKRLLMLATDYGFDDNLWHNYLTFYIIMNENPFSLVTEKTDVKPGSVNHLVENDFRILKELFDYDFSSLEKELGIESFSVFTNYNSVRKNEQMYNRNVSEKVRKLSKELEAARDEKEFFNVITNFYKAYGVGMFGLNKAFRIEEIGLNDIKFVPINNMDEVVLDDLIGYEYQKQQLIDNTESFVAGKKANNVLLFGDSGTGKSTSIKAIVNQYYDDGLRMIEIYKHQFRYLSKIIASIKNRNYKYIIYMDDLSFEEHEIEYKFLKAVIEGGVETKPDNILIYATSNRRHLIKETWNDRNDQTNTDDRHHSDTVEEKLSLVHRFGVTISYSKPMQREYIDIVLGLASRAGITMPEEELIAKAKVWEMEQGGLSGRTAQQFIYHILGQQN from the coding sequence ATGTACGACAAGATATCACGATTACTTATGTTTGGGGATTTAACAGAGGATAGTATTCTTTATCAGCTTGGAAAAGCTATTGATATGGTGGAGTCTGGTGATTATAACAAGAGGGAAGCTACCCGCCAGATTAACGCAATTTCAAAGCGACTTCTTATGCTTGCAACGGATTATGGGTTTGATGATAATCTTTGGCATAATTATTTAACCTTCTACATTATTATGAATGAAAATCCATTTTCTCTAGTTACAGAAAAAACTGATGTGAAGCCAGGTTCTGTAAATCATTTGGTAGAAAATGATTTTAGAATTCTAAAAGAACTATTTGATTACGATTTTTCATCTTTGGAAAAGGAGTTGGGCATTGAGTCATTCTCCGTATTTACGAACTACAATTCTGTTAGAAAAAATGAGCAGATGTATAATCGCAATGTTAGTGAAAAGGTTAGAAAGCTGTCAAAAGAGCTTGAGGCTGCAAGGGATGAAAAGGAATTCTTTAACGTAATTACGAATTTCTATAAGGCTTACGGTGTAGGTATGTTTGGCTTGAATAAAGCCTTCAGAATCGAGGAAATAGGATTAAATGATATCAAGTTTGTTCCTATCAATAACATGGATGAGGTTGTCCTGGATGATTTGATAGGATATGAATATCAAAAGCAACAGCTAATTGATAATACGGAAAGCTTTGTAGCTGGCAAAAAAGCAAATAATGTGCTTTTGTTTGGAGATAGTGGAACTGGCAAATCTACAAGTATTAAGGCTATTGTTAATCAGTACTATGATGACGGTCTTCGAATGATTGAGATATATAAGCATCAGTTTAGATATCTATCAAAGATTATAGCCAGCATTAAGAATCGTAATTACAAATACATCATCTATATGGATGATTTGTCATTTGAAGAGCATGAAATAGAGTACAAATTCCTAAAGGCTGTTATTGAAGGTGGCGTTGAGACAAAGCCAGATAACATTTTGATTTATGCTACTTCAAACCGTAGACATTTAATAAAGGAAACATGGAATGATAGAAATGATCAGACCAACACTGATGACAGACATCATTCAGATACAGTAGAAGAAAAGCTTTCGCTTGTTCATCGCTTTGGTGTTACTATCAGCTACTCAAAGCCAATGCAAAGAGAATATATAGATATTGTTCTTGGATTGGCTTCAAGAGCAGGCATCACCATGCCAGAGGAGGAACTTATTGCGAAAGCAAAGGTATGGGAAATGGAGCAGGGTGGTCTTTCAGGAAGAACAGCCCAGCAGTTTATATATCACATATTGGGCCAGCAGAATTAA
- a CDS encoding histidinol-phosphatase: MLANYHSHTPRCNHATGSEREYIESAIANGFKILGFSDHTPQPYPSSYKSHIRMGMEELENYVDTLVKLREEYKDDITIYIGFEVEYFRKYFDALIKELRNYPVDYIIQGQHFIPDEIDGFYAGAPTTDDQHLIDYVDTAIEGMQTGMFTYLAHPDLIYYKGDDNTYKKHMERLIAASIDLNIPLEVNLLGFTGKRNYPCDKFFDLATEMGANFVIGCDAHDPQSVCQPELNPEFMAFLNKHNITIGDNICTLPSIK; encoded by the coding sequence ATGTTAGCAAATTATCATTCACATACACCAAGATGTAATCACGCCACTGGCAGTGAACGAGAATACATTGAATCTGCCATAGCAAATGGGTTTAAAATTCTTGGTTTTTCAGATCACACACCACAGCCATATCCATCCAGTTATAAATCACATATCAGAATGGGTATGGAGGAATTAGAAAACTATGTTGATACACTTGTAAAGCTTAGAGAAGAATACAAGGACGATATCACTATTTACATAGGATTCGAGGTAGAATACTTTAGAAAATACTTTGATGCGCTGATTAAAGAGCTCAGAAACTACCCTGTTGATTATATTATTCAGGGACAGCATTTCATTCCTGACGAGATTGATGGATTCTATGCTGGAGCTCCTACCACTGATGATCAGCACTTGATTGATTACGTAGATACTGCAATCGAGGGAATGCAAACAGGTATGTTTACATATCTTGCCCATCCCGATTTGATTTATTACAAGGGCGATGACAATACCTATAAAAAGCACATGGAACGTCTCATTGCCGCATCCATTGATTTAAATATTCCACTAGAAGTAAATCTTCTTGGATTTACAGGAAAACGCAATTATCCTTGTGACAAGTTCTTTGACTTAGCCACAGAGATGGGGGCCAACTTTGTAATTGGCTGTGACGCTCACGATCCACAGTCAGTTTGTCAGCCAGAGCTTAACCCTGAGTTCATGGCGTTCTTGAATAAGCACAACATTACAATCGGAGACAATATTTGTACTCTTCCTTCGATTAAATAA
- the thiC gene encoding phosphomethylpyrimidine synthase ThiC — protein MRKYTTQMDAARQGIITPEMKQVALKEYRTPEEIMELVARGQVAIPANVNHKCLNPEGVGSMLRTKINVNLGVSRDCKDYDIEMQKVMAAVDMGAEAIMDLSSHGNTEPFRKKLVDECPAMIGTVPIYDSVIHYQRDLATLTAKDFIDVVRLHAENGVDFVTLHCGITRKTIDQIKLHKRKMNIVSRGGSLVFAWMSMTGEENPFYEYYDEILDICRQYDVTISLGDACRPGCLADASDVCQIEELVRLGELTKRAWAKDVQVMVEGPGHMPMDEIAANMKIQQKVCMGAPFYVLGPLVTDIAPGYDHITSAIGGAIAAQNGAAFLCYVTPAEHLALPNLEDVKQGIIASKIAAHAADIAKHVPHAMDRDNAMADARQCFDWDKQWECSIDPETAQAIRADRSPEFDDTCSMCGKFCAVRSMNKALAGEYIDILG, from the coding sequence ATGAGAAAATACACAACACAGATGGACGCAGCAAGACAAGGAATTATTACACCAGAAATGAAGCAGGTGGCCTTAAAGGAGTATCGTACACCTGAAGAAATAATGGAGCTAGTAGCAAGAGGCCAGGTGGCAATTCCTGCAAATGTAAATCATAAGTGTCTTAATCCAGAAGGTGTAGGAAGCATGCTACGTACAAAAATCAATGTTAATCTTGGCGTATCTAGAGACTGTAAGGATTATGATATTGAAATGCAAAAGGTTATGGCTGCAGTGGATATGGGGGCCGAGGCCATTATGGATTTATCCAGCCATGGAAACACAGAGCCATTTAGAAAGAAGCTAGTAGATGAATGTCCAGCAATGATAGGAACTGTGCCTATATATGACAGTGTAATCCATTATCAAAGAGATTTGGCTACACTCACAGCAAAGGATTTTATTGATGTAGTACGTCTTCATGCAGAAAACGGAGTGGACTTTGTTACACTACATTGCGGAATTACACGTAAGACAATTGATCAGATAAAGCTTCATAAAAGAAAAATGAACATTGTATCAAGAGGAGGTTCACTTGTATTTGCCTGGATGTCTATGACAGGGGAGGAGAACCCTTTCTATGAATATTATGATGAGATTTTGGATATCTGCCGTCAGTATGATGTGACAATATCTCTTGGTGATGCATGCAGACCAGGCTGTCTTGCAGATGCCAGCGACGTGTGTCAGATAGAGGAATTAGTTCGATTAGGAGAGCTAACAAAGCGTGCGTGGGCCAAGGATGTTCAGGTTATGGTGGAAGGTCCTGGACATATGCCAATGGACGAAATCGCTGCAAATATGAAGATTCAGCAAAAGGTTTGTATGGGAGCACCATTCTATGTACTGGGGCCTCTTGTTACTGATATTGCTCCAGGATATGACCATATTACATCAGCAATCGGAGGGGCGATAGCGGCTCAAAACGGCGCAGCATTTCTTTGTTATGTTACACCTGCAGAGCATTTGGCTTTGCCTAATCTTGAGGATGTTAAACAGGGAATCATTGCTTCAAAGATTGCAGCACATGCAGCAGATATTGCTAAGCATGTACCACATGCAATGGATAGAGATAATGCCATGGCAGATGCCAGACAGTGTTTTGACTGGGATAAGCAATGGGAATGCTCAATTGACCCAGAGACTGCCCAGGCTATTCGTGCTGATCGCTCACCAGAATTTGATGACACATGTTCTATGTGTGGTAAATTCTGTGCTGTAAGAAGCATGAATAAAGCCTTGGCAGGAGAGTACATAGATATTCTTGGTTAA
- the thiH gene encoding 2-iminoacetate synthase ThiH produces the protein MENTFLFDSKELSATGLERKHQIETDPSSRINHMEYLPGMDIIESDVRKNVMEHFNSYDYSKYTAADVRRALASDKCTIEDFKALLSPAAEPFLEQMAKKAQQETSKHFGNTVYLFTPIYIANYCENYCVYCGFNCYNKIKRLKLSYEQIEHEMQVIADSGMEEILILTGESPAKSDVEYIGEACKIARKYFKMVGIEIYPVNVKDYKYLHECGADYVTVFQETYDSDKYETLHLMGNKRIWPYRFDAQERALMGGMRGVAFSALLGLSDFRKDALASALHVYYLQRKYPYAEMSLSCPRLRPIINNDTINPLDVGEKQLCQIICAYRIFLPFCGITVSSRETAEFRNGIVKIAATKVSAGVSTGIGDHEEKYTGEESSDPSGDEQFEISDGRSLGTMYIDISDEGLQPVFNDYIYV, from the coding sequence ATGGAAAACACATTTTTATTTGACTCTAAGGAATTATCAGCAACAGGACTAGAGCGAAAGCATCAGATTGAGACAGATCCTTCATCTAGAATCAATCATATGGAATATTTGCCGGGGATGGATATTATTGAGTCGGATGTTCGTAAAAACGTAATGGAACATTTTAATTCCTATGATTACAGCAAATACACAGCTGCAGATGTTAGAAGGGCCCTTGCCAGCGATAAATGTACAATAGAAGATTTTAAGGCACTTCTTTCACCGGCTGCAGAACCATTTTTGGAACAGATGGCAAAGAAGGCACAGCAGGAAACGAGCAAGCACTTTGGAAATACAGTGTATCTTTTTACTCCAATCTATATAGCAAATTACTGCGAGAACTACTGTGTATACTGCGGATTTAATTGCTATAACAAAATAAAAAGATTAAAGCTTTCATATGAGCAAATAGAGCATGAAATGCAGGTTATTGCAGATAGTGGAATGGAAGAAATATTAATTCTTACAGGAGAAAGTCCAGCTAAATCAGACGTTGAATATATAGGTGAAGCATGTAAAATTGCTAGAAAATATTTCAAAATGGTTGGAATCGAAATATATCCTGTAAACGTAAAGGATTACAAATATCTGCATGAGTGCGGTGCGGACTATGTAACCGTTTTTCAGGAAACATACGATTCTGACAAGTATGAGACTCTGCATTTGATGGGTAACAAGAGAATATGGCCATATAGATTTGATGCTCAGGAGCGAGCTCTTATGGGTGGAATGCGAGGGGTTGCCTTTTCTGCACTTTTGGGGCTTTCGGATTTTAGAAAGGATGCTCTGGCATCAGCCTTGCATGTCTACTATTTACAGCGCAAATACCCTTATGCAGAAATGTCATTATCATGCCCTAGACTTCGACCAATTATCAATAATGACACAATCAATCCACTTGATGTAGGGGAAAAGCAGTTGTGCCAGATTATATGTGCATATCGTATATTTTTGCCTTTCTGTGGAATTACAGTATCTTCAAGAGAAACGGCAGAATTTAGAAATGGGATAGTAAAGATTGCTGCTACAAAGGTATCAGCAGGAGTATCAACGGGTATCGGTGACCATGAAGAAAAATATACTGGTGAGGAATCAAGTGACCCTTCTGGGGATGAGCAATTTGAAATTTCTGATGGCAGGAGCCTGGGTACTATGTACATAGATATTTCTGACGAAGGATTACAACCAGTTTTCAATGATTACATATATGTTTAA
- a CDS encoding thiazole synthase produces the protein MENDKLVIGGKEFDSRFILGSGKYSMKLIEAAIKDAGAEIITLAVRRTNTKDEENILDYIPKNVTLLPNTSGARDAKEAVRIARLARELGCGDFVKIEIMRDTKYLLPDNYETIKATEILAKEGFVVMPYMYPDLNVARELQNVGAASIMPLASPIGSNKGLATKEFIQILIDEIDLPIIVDAGIGKPSQACEAMEMGAAAIMANTALATAGDLTLMASAFKDAIEAGRKAYLAGLGRVLTRGAAASDPLTGFLH, from the coding sequence ATGGAAAATGACAAACTGGTAATCGGTGGTAAAGAATTTGATTCTCGTTTTATCCTTGGCTCTGGAAAGTATTCCATGAAGCTTATTGAAGCGGCAATTAAAGATGCAGGGGCGGAAATTATAACACTTGCCGTTCGTAGAACAAACACCAAGGATGAAGAAAACATTTTGGATTATATTCCAAAGAATGTAACTTTGCTTCCAAATACAAGCGGCGCAAGAGATGCAAAGGAAGCTGTAAGAATAGCACGACTAGCCAGGGAGCTTGGCTGTGGTGATTTTGTAAAAATCGAGATTATGAGGGATACAAAGTATTTACTTCCTGATAATTACGAAACAATTAAGGCTACAGAAATTCTTGCAAAAGAAGGCTTTGTGGTTATGCCTTATATGTACCCAGATTTGAATGTTGCAAGAGAATTGCAAAATGTTGGAGCTGCTTCCATCATGCCACTTGCATCACCGATTGGCTCCAATAAAGGTCTTGCAACAAAAGAGTTTATACAGATTCTTATTGATGAAATAGATTTGCCTATTATTGTAGATGCTGGAATTGGAAAGCCATCACAGGCATGTGAAGCAATGGAAATGGGAGCTGCAGCAATAATGGCAAATACTGCTCTTGCAACAGCTGGAGACTTGACACTTATGGCATCAGCATTCAAAGATGCTATTGAAGCAGGAAGAAAAGCATACTTGGCAGGCCTTGGAAGAGTGCTTACACGTGGTGCAGCAGCATCAGATCCACTTACAGGTTTCTTACATTAG
- the thiF gene encoding sulfur carrier protein ThiS adenylyltransferase ThiF, which produces MIPTKEEFYQALVERHGADNQKKFDEAVVAICGLGGLGSNIATCLARAGVGHLILIDFDSVDVSNLHRQQYKINQVGMAKTDALSENLKEINPFIKIETHQVKMTEANSKSLLEKASIICEAFDSAQYKSMLVNLVLEQMPDKYILSSSGMAGFGSANDIKARRVSKKFYLLGDGVSDVNDGIGLISSRVMVCGAHEAHMVIRILIGELDA; this is translated from the coding sequence TTGATACCGACAAAAGAGGAGTTTTATCAGGCATTGGTAGAACGGCATGGAGCAGACAATCAAAAAAAATTCGACGAAGCGGTTGTTGCAATATGCGGACTAGGAGGTTTGGGGTCCAATATAGCCACATGTCTTGCAAGAGCAGGAGTTGGACACCTAATACTGATAGATTTTGATTCTGTTGATGTAAGTAATTTGCATAGGCAACAGTATAAGATTAATCAGGTTGGAATGGCAAAAACGGATGCCTTATCAGAAAACTTGAAAGAAATAAATCCATTTATAAAAATAGAGACCCATCAAGTTAAGATGACGGAGGCAAACTCAAAATCATTACTAGAAAAAGCATCGATAATATGTGAGGCTTTTGACTCAGCACAATACAAGTCAATGCTTGTAAATCTGGTACTGGAACAAATGCCAGATAAGTATATTCTCTCTAGTTCTGGCATGGCAGGATTTGGTAGTGCCAACGATATAAAGGCTAGAAGAGTATCAAAGAAATTTTATCTTTTAGGTGATGGTGTTAGCGATGTTAATGATGGTATCGGATTGATTTCATCTAGAGTGATGGTTTGTGGAGCACACGAGGCACACATGGTAATTAGAATTCTCATTGGAGAATTGGATGCATAA
- the thiS gene encoding sulfur carrier protein ThiS, whose amino-acid sequence MVFLNGKEYELENMTLAAVLDVFKFDVRTIAVEVNEEIIPKATYNHTILKDGDIVEVVSFVGGG is encoded by the coding sequence ATGGTTTTCTTAAATGGAAAAGAATATGAGCTAGAAAACATGACACTTGCTGCAGTGTTAGACGTTTTTAAATTTGATGTTAGGACTATTGCAGTGGAAGTCAATGAAGAAATCATTCCAAAAGCAACTTATAATCATACGATTCTTAAGGATGGAGATATCGTAGAGGTAGTAAGTTTTGTTGGAGGTGGTTGA
- the thiD gene encoding bifunctional hydroxymethylpyrimidine kinase/phosphomethylpyrimidine kinase, which produces MKVVLSIAGSDSSGGAGIQADLKTMTAHGVYGMTAITALTAQNTTGVTEIVESNPHFLEEQIDACLTDIPADAVKIGMLPSVEQVRVVARKLKEYEVKNIVVDPVMVATSGSRLMENSTPDVMAKMLFPLARVITPNIPETEILTGMQIEDKIDMEQAAKKLGEKYGCGVLVKGGHCVEDASDVLFDSGCVTWFEGERINSSNTHGTGCTLSSAIASNLALGFDLKEAIRNAKGYISKAIAADPNLGKGSGPLNHMVAV; this is translated from the coding sequence ATGAAGGTAGTTTTATCGATTGCAGGAAGTGATAGTAGTGGCGGCGCAGGAATCCAGGCAGATTTGAAAACTATGACTGCCCATGGAGTCTATGGAATGACCGCTATCACCGCTCTTACTGCACAAAACACTACAGGGGTTACAGAGATTGTAGAGTCAAATCCACATTTTCTGGAGGAACAAATAGATGCCTGTTTAACTGATATTCCGGCAGATGCGGTAAAGATTGGAATGCTTCCATCAGTGGAGCAGGTGAGAGTTGTTGCCAGAAAACTAAAGGAGTATGAAGTGAAAAATATTGTCGTAGATCCGGTTATGGTGGCAACAAGTGGAAGCAGATTGATGGAAAACTCCACACCGGATGTGATGGCTAAAATGCTGTTTCCACTAGCTAGAGTTATTACACCCAATATACCTGAAACTGAAATATTAACAGGAATGCAGATAGAAGACAAGATTGATATGGAACAGGCCGCCAAAAAGCTTGGTGAAAAATATGGCTGTGGAGTTCTTGTAAAGGGGGGCCACTGTGTAGAGGACGCCAGCGATGTTCTTTTTGATAGTGGGTGTGTTACATGGTTTGAAGGCGAAAGAATTAATAGCTCTAACACTCATGGAACAGGCTGCACATTATCAAGTGCTATTGCATCGAATTTGGCGCTGGGGTTTGATTTGAAGGAAGCTATAAGGAATGCAAAAGGTTACATATCTAAAGCAATAGCAGCTGACCCTAATTTGGGAAAAGGTAGTGGACCACTTAATCATATGGTGGCGGTTTAA
- the thiE gene encoding thiamine phosphate synthase: MEFNSELYFITDSTPYELDEFLWRVEDALKGGVTLMQLREKNRTTKEYIELAQAVHKICRKYNVPLIIDDRVDVMLAVDCEGVHLGAEDMPLEMARRIIGPEKILGATAKKVDVAKAAYEAGADYLGVGAIYPTTTKVKTIITSTETLDAICKAVPVPVNAIGGLNASNMDVLKGIDIAGVCAVSAIMKAESPRLAAESMKKKFREIKG; this comes from the coding sequence ATGGAGTTTAATAGCGAGCTTTATTTTATTACTGACAGTACACCGTATGAGCTAGATGAATTCCTGTGGCGAGTTGAGGATGCTTTAAAGGGTGGCGTTACTTTGATGCAGCTTCGAGAAAAGAATCGAACCACTAAGGAATATATTGAACTGGCACAGGCTGTCCATAAGATTTGCAGAAAGTACAATGTTCCGCTGATTATTGATGATCGTGTGGATGTAATGCTTGCTGTGGATTGCGAAGGGGTCCATTTAGGGGCAGAGGATATGCCACTTGAGATGGCCAGAAGGATTATCGGGCCTGAAAAGATTTTAGGAGCTACTGCAAAGAAGGTTGATGTGGCAAAAGCAGCCTACGAGGCAGGGGCTGATTATCTTGGAGTTGGTGCCATCTATCCAACAACCACAAAGGTAAAAACGATTATTACGTCCACGGAGACATTGGATGCAATATGTAAGGCAGTTCCTGTACCAGTTAATGCTATTGGCGGTTTGAATGCTTCTAATATGGATGTATTAAAAGGAATTGACATAGCTGGGGTATGCGCTGTTTCAGCCATTATGAAAGCAGAGTCACCTAGGCTTGCGGCTGAAAGTATGAAGAAGAAATTTAGGGAGATAAAAGGATGA
- a CDS encoding radical SAM/SPASM domain-containing protein has product MEKEFDIQAYMTAGVERVVKDSIRATLKDPAESIFMAKFALATKKASDIRKKYEGEGIHVPPFLIASITSNCNLHCAGCYSRQNDATKDCEPVNQLSDEQWLTIFDEAEDLGISFILLAGGEPLLRKGVIKAAAKKPNILFPIFTNGVFISDEYFELFDKNRNLVPIMSIEGHKEATDSRRGEGIYDKLISNMETFKKNSQIFGNSVTVTTENFDDVLSDDFVSMLQGYGCKAVIYVEYVPVSDESKHLALSEEQEEQLRARIATLREDYEDMVFISFPGDEKSSGGCVAAGRGFFHINSHGGAEPCPFSPFSDTNVMDMGLRGAISSHLFQVLQAGDILKDDHVGGCVLFEKKDQVEAILKEA; this is encoded by the coding sequence ATGGAAAAGGAATTTGATATTCAAGCGTATATGACAGCTGGTGTAGAGCGAGTTGTAAAGGATTCAATTCGTGCTACTTTGAAAGATCCAGCTGAAAGCATTTTTATGGCAAAGTTTGCATTAGCAACAAAGAAAGCTTCTGATATTAGAAAGAAATATGAGGGGGAGGGCATACATGTTCCTCCATTTTTGATAGCATCAATCACTAGCAATTGCAACTTACATTGTGCAGGCTGTTATTCTCGTCAGAACGACGCAACAAAGGATTGCGAGCCTGTAAATCAGCTTAGCGATGAACAGTGGCTTACCATCTTCGATGAAGCAGAGGATTTAGGAATTAGCTTTATTCTTTTGGCAGGTGGAGAGCCTCTTCTTAGAAAAGGTGTCATCAAGGCAGCTGCAAAGAAGCCTAATATTCTTTTCCCAATCTTTACAAATGGAGTATTCATCAGTGATGAGTACTTTGAACTATTCGATAAAAACAGAAATCTTGTGCCTATCATGAGCATTGAAGGCCACAAGGAAGCAACTGACAGTCGTCGTGGAGAAGGCATCTACGACAAGCTTATCTCCAACATGGAGACATTCAAAAAGAATAGTCAAATCTTTGGCAATTCTGTAACAGTTACTACAGAAAACTTTGATGATGTTCTTTCAGATGATTTTGTCTCTATGCTTCAGGGATACGGCTGCAAAGCAGTAATTTATGTTGAGTATGTACCTGTATCAGATGAGAGCAAGCACCTAGCCCTTAGCGAGGAGCAGGAAGAGCAGCTTAGAGCTAGAATCGCAACCCTTCGTGAAGACTACGAGGACATGGTTTTCATTTCATTCCCAGGGGACGAAAAATCATCAGGTGGATGCGTTGCAGCAGGCAGAGGATTCTTCCACATCAATTCCCATGGTGGAGCAGAACCATGCCCATTCTCGCCATTTTCCGACACAAACGTAATGGACATGGGCCTTCGAGGTGCTATCTCATCACACCTCTTTCAGGTGCTCCAGGCAGGCGACATCCTAAAAGACGACCACGTAGGCGGCTGCGTTCTCTTCGAAAAGAAGGATCAGGTAGAGGCAATCCTCAAGGAAGCGTAG
- a CDS encoding MarR family winged helix-turn-helix transcriptional regulator, producing the protein MTKTSDKVLCLENQLCFPLYACAKEVVRKYRKPLEELNLTYTQYIVMMALWQAGDLTEGEIGKCVHLDSGTLAPLLKRLEKQGMITRGRSEKDERKLVIKLTDEGQALKEKAKKVPAQMKGCLNLSDEEKAQLKKLLDKAMQGIGEE; encoded by the coding sequence ATGACCAAAACATCAGATAAGGTTTTGTGTTTGGAGAATCAGCTTTGTTTTCCATTGTATGCATGTGCTAAGGAGGTTGTACGTAAGTATAGAAAGCCTCTTGAGGAACTCAATCTTACCTACACCCAGTATATTGTTATGATGGCTTTATGGCAGGCTGGCGATTTGACTGAAGGAGAAATTGGAAAGTGCGTGCATTTGGATTCAGGCACTTTGGCTCCACTTTTAAAGCGATTAGAAAAGCAAGGCATGATTACCAGAGGAAGATCTGAAAAGGATGAGCGAAAGCTTGTTATTAAGCTTACAGATGAGGGGCAGGCATTAAAAGAAAAAGCTAAAAAGGTTCCAGCTCAAATGAAAGGGTGCCTAAATCTTTCAGATGAGGAAAAGGCTCAGTTAAAGAAGCTACTGGATAAGGCTATGCAAGGAATAGGTGAAGAATAA
- a CDS encoding TetR/AcrR family transcriptional regulator C-terminal domain-containing protein, with product MSTKEILAESFKELAETKPINKITITNITDNCGMTQPTFYNHFRDKYDLITWIYLQEAQKHIKNVGKDGWTWKDVISCNLQYFMENKSFIINVLKNTKGMDSFVFQMANTNRDLLVKEVKSKTGKDELSDEMMALIKMYVCGICQYICGWLLEPNPMPCDKLAGVIQEFAPCEIRPFICA from the coding sequence ATGTCAACAAAGGAAATTTTGGCAGAATCTTTCAAAGAGTTGGCAGAGACAAAACCAATTAATAAAATTACGATTACAAATATTACAGATAATTGTGGTATGACGCAGCCTACTTTTTACAATCATTTTAGGGATAAATATGATTTGATAACTTGGATTTATTTGCAGGAAGCTCAAAAGCATATTAAAAACGTAGGGAAAGATGGCTGGACATGGAAGGATGTAATTAGTTGTAATCTACAGTATTTTATGGAAAACAAGTCTTTTATAATCAACGTATTAAAGAATACCAAGGGGATGGATTCTTTTGTTTTTCAGATGGCCAATACAAACCGTGATTTACTTGTAAAAGAAGTGAAAAGTAAAACAGGAAAAGATGAGTTATCTGATGAAATGATGGCATTGATTAAGATGTATGTATGTGGCATTTGCCAGTACATATGTGGCTGGTTATTGGAACCAAATCCAATGCCATGCGATAAACTAGCCGGCGTTATACAGGAATTTGCTCCTTGTGAAATACGTCCATTTATTTGCGCTTAA